ACCGCACGTCACTGCCGGTTTTCACTCGGCGCACCCACCACAACCATGTGATAGTAAACAGCGTCATTGCACACAGCTGTGCCCACACTATTGGTGAACGCGCAAAGGAGACCGTGGTCAGATAGATGATGATGCACAGCGCAAACAAATAATAGAGAAACGGCAACCCCACGGCAGCGATGGCATGTGGCGGCACCGATCGGGTATCAATATCCGTATCGTGTGCGCTGAGCAAGCTAACCATGACTATCAATCTTAATAAGCACCACCCATGACTTGGGTCATGATTTTTCGGAACCAAAGTCATGACCGTAAGCACTACCTGTGCAGCTAGGCGGCAATTAGCGTGATATACATGAACACTTCATCCTCGCCACGCATTCCCATTAATTCCTGGGGGCTGACCGTGCGGGCGGTCATTGCCTTTGTCATCCTCTTGGCGGCAAACTTTATTCGGACACCATTTCATGTCCTGTTTGACGTGCAGGGTGAGGCACAAACGCCAACAGAATACGTTATTAAATCAGCGATATTTTGCGTCACTCCAGTGGTGGTTGTTTTTCTCGTCTGGCTCTGGTTGAGGTACATCGAACGGCAATCGTGGGCGATCACCACATTTCATTTTCGGCTAAAACCCGCCCTCAGCGGGGCATTCGGCGGGCTTATCGTGGTGGCCATTCCCGTCGTTATAGCGTGGCTAATTCTCAGTCTGATAGAAACACCCGCCGAGATTTCGCAACTACAAGGAGCGACGGAGAACCCAGTAACGACGACAATGATGATTGCCCAAGTGGTTTTCATCTTCGTTCGAGCGGTTATCCTGCAAGGGTTTCCGGAAGAATTGCTATACCGGGGCTGGCTATTTGGGCTCACCGCGAAGAACCGCCCGATATTCACCCTCATCTGGACCACACTTGCCTTTACCGTCATTCACCTGGTGTCATCTGGCGGCCAGCAAAGTTGGACCGAGCGCCTGTTATATCTGGTCATGCCGCTGGGAATGGGGCTGATAGCCGGTGCGGTACGGTTGTGGAAAGATTCCGGCTGGTGGTCGATGGGAACACACGGTGGTTTCCATGTGCTCAACCCACTAATA
The nucleotide sequence above comes from Corynebacterium mustelae. Encoded proteins:
- a CDS encoding CPBP family intramembrane glutamic endopeptidase; the protein is MNTSSSPRIPINSWGLTVRAVIAFVILLAANFIRTPFHVLFDVQGEAQTPTEYVIKSAIFCVTPVVVVFLVWLWLRYIERQSWAITTFHFRLKPALSGAFGGLIVVAIPVVIAWLILSLIETPAEISQLQGATENPVTTTMMIAQVVFIFVRAVILQGFPEELLYRGWLFGLTAKNRPIFTLIWTTLAFTVIHLVSSGGQQSWTERLLYLVMPLGMGLIAGAVRLWKDSGWWSMGTHGGFHVLNPLIMFINPVGVGASGWIAMGLAQAIMAGIIILLWQQKHAAA